A genome region from Gossypium hirsutum isolate 1008001.06 chromosome A04, Gossypium_hirsutum_v2.1, whole genome shotgun sequence includes the following:
- the LOC107948648 gene encoding putative pentatricopeptide repeat-containing protein At1g12700, mitochondrial: MEGRGFQPNIVAYSTLIDCLCKNGLVEEALDLFLEMKDKGIRPDIVTYSGMCNSRQQEESTRLLNEMVDNNISLNIVTYTILIDALCKEGMISKAVETVGIMRKQGIEPNVVTNNILIDAHCKEGMVSAAEDIVDAMIKRDIEPDVVTYNALINGHCLLKEMDKARRVFNLMIEKGCAPNIVTCSSLMQSMFQLGRVSTACELFRKMLASGQVPDIVTCLILLNGLCKTGHIKEALKLFQAMQNSGLVLDIVPYTILIDWLCKAGHIALAKELFHQLSNNGLKPNVYTYRIMINGLCKEGLPEEAYKMFGSMGDNGSLPNSCCYNVMIRGFLRNGYTLKATQLLMEMVGKGFSADIFTAILFMDLIVHSNKSILL; this comes from the coding sequence ATGGAAGGAAGAGGTTTTCAACCCAATATTGTAGCATATAGTACTCTGATTGACTGTCTTTGTAAGAATGGGTTGGTAGAGGAGGCTCTCGATCTCTTCTTGGAAATGAAGGATAAAGGCATTAGACCTGATATCGTTACTTATAGTGGTATGTGTAATTCACGCCAGCAGGAGGAGTCAACAAGGCTTTTGAATGAAATGGTTGATAACAATATTTCACTTAATATTGTCACATATACTATATTGATTGATGCACTTTGCAAAGAAGGAATGATTTCAAAAGCTGTAGAAACTGTTGGCATAATGAGAAAACAAGGCATTGAGCCCAATGTTGTGACGAATAATATATTGATTGATGCACATTGCAAGGAAGGGATGGTTTCTGCAGCTGAGGATATTGTTGATGCAATGATAAAGCGAGACATTGAGCCTGATGTTGTTACCTATAATGCATTAATCAATGGCCATTGCTTGCTGAAGGAAATGGATAAAGCTAGAAGAGTTTTTAACTTGATGATTGAGAAGGGTTGTGCACCTAATATAGTTACTTGCAGCAGTCTTATGCAAAGTATGTTTCAATTAGGGAGAGTTTCAACTGCATGTGAACTTTTTAGGAAGATGCTTGCTTCTGGACAAGTTCCAGATATAGTGACCTGTTTGATTTTGCTGAATGGTTTATGCAAAACAGGTCATATCAAAGAGGCATTGAAACTTTTTCAAGCAATGCAAAACAGTGGGTTGGTACTTGATATTGTCCCATATACTATCCTAATTGATTGGTTGTGTAAAGCTGGGCATATCGCACTTGCCAAGGAATTATTTCATCAACTCTCAAACAATGGTTTAAAACCGAATGTTTACACATATCgtataatgattaatggactgtGTAAAGAGGGATTGCCAGAGGAAGCATATAAGATGTTTGGGAGCATGGGAGATAATGGTAGTTTGCCTAATAGCTGCTGTTATAATGTAATGATCCGGGGGTTCCTTCGAAACGGCTATACCTTAAAGGCAACACAACTTCTTATGGAAATGGTTGGTAAGGGCTTTTCTGCCGATATATTCACTGCCATCTTATTTATGGATCTCATTGTGCACTCTAATAAATCAATCTTGCTCTGA